Proteins from one Corticium candelabrum chromosome 4, ooCorCand1.1, whole genome shotgun sequence genomic window:
- the LOC134179093 gene encoding uncharacterized protein LOC134179093, whose protein sequence is MHGQYRRLTEQPPVDMKETYGWLKAANLPAATEGLVVAAQDQALRTRYYERKILHRDVSPTCRMCSVGLETVDHIVAGCSALAPTDYTDRHNQVASIIHWDVCRHFGVPVESRWYRHHPDRLVETDDITMMWDTTIPTARKIKANRPDICLRNRKTNTCLLIDISCPADGNIGKKHAEKLAKYSDLRVEISRMWHCRTLVVPVVLGALGTVHAGIARWLDIIPGHHNLQHLQKTVLLGSTRILRKVMSSF, encoded by the coding sequence atgcacggacagtatcgtcgtctcactgagcaaccgcctgtggacatgaaagagacctacggatggctaaaggcagcgaatcttcctgctgcaactgagggactggttgttgctgctcaagaccaagctcttcggactcggtactatgagcgcaagattctacatcgtgatgtcagtcctacttgccgcatgtgcagtgtaggcctggagacagtcgaccacattgtggcaggctgtagtgctttggcaccgacggactacactgatcgacacaatcaggtggcatccatcattcactgggacgtttgtcgccattttggggttccagtggagagcagatggtaccggcatcatcctgataggcttgtggagacggatgacattactatgatgtgggataccaccatccccactgccaggaagatcaaagccaatcgtccagacatctgtctcagaaataggaagacaaacacttgtcttcttattgatatcagctgtcctgctgatggcaacattggcaagaaacatgctgagaagttggcgaagtacagcgacttgcgagtggagataagccgcatgtggcattgtcgaacactggtggttccggtggtcttgggagctttgggcacagtgcacgcaggtattgcacggtggctggacattattccaggtcatcacaacctgcagcacttacagaaaacagtgcttctgggatctactcggatccttcgtaaagtcatgtcttctttctag